One Setaria italica strain Yugu1 chromosome II, Setaria_italica_v2.0, whole genome shotgun sequence DNA segment encodes these proteins:
- the LOC101763578 gene encoding peroxisomal membrane protein 13 isoform X3 produces the protein MSGSPPKPWERSGGEGTAGPAPFKPPSGGSTSDVVEASGTAKPGENVSAAERNASGNVNSTVSRPVPQRPWQQTGYGNTYGGYGSNMYSSYGGYGNSYGTGGLYGNSMYSSYGGGYGGGMYGGGGMYGGGMYGGGGMGGYGSYGMGGMGGMGGMGMGPYGNQDPNAMGPPASPPGFWVSFLRVMHGVVNFFGRISFLVEQNTQASYFFMTAMLQLFDRSGMLYGELARFVLRLLGVKRKPKKGSLQGPEAPAFEGPSQPFMEAPKGGNNWDNVWGN, from the exons ATGTCAG GCTCGCCGCCAAAGCCATGGGAGCGTTCTGGAGGTGAGGGCACGGCTGGTCCGGCACCTTTCAAGCCTCCATCTGGTGGCAGCACCAGCGATGTCGTCGAAGCCTCTGGCACTGCTAAACCTGGAGAAAACGTCTCCGCGGCAGAACGGAATGCCTCTGGCAATGTAAATAGCACTGTCTCGAGGCCTGTGCCGCAACGGCCTTGGCAGCAGACAGGCTACGGAAACACCTATGGAG GATATGGATCCAACATGTATAGTTCGTACGGTGGATACGGCAACAGTTATGGTACTGGTGGGCTCTATGGAAACAGCATGTACTCGAGTTACGGAGGTGGTTATGGTGGAGGCATGTACGGTGGTGGCGGGATGTATGGTGGAGGCATGTACGGTGGTGGCGGGATGGGAGGATATGGTAGTTACGGCATGGGTGGAATGGGTGGCATGGGTGGTATGGGAATGGGTCCTTATGGTAATCAGGATCCAAATGCAATGGGCCCTCCGGCATCACCGCCAGGTTTCTGGGTGTCCTTCCTTCGAGTG ATGCATGGTGTCGTTAATTTCTTTGGGCGAATCTCGTTTCTTGTTGAACAGAATACTCAAGCATCCTATTTTTTCATGACAGCCATGTTGCAG CTCTTTGATCGATCTGGTATGCTCTATGGCGAGCTTGCACGTTTTGTGCTGCGTCTGCTAGGAGTCAAAAGAAAGCCAAAGAAGGGCAGCCTTCAGGGACCAGAGGCCCCGGCGTTTGAGGGACCCAGCCAGCCGTTCATGGAGGCACCGAAAGGTGGAAACAACTGGGACAACGTCTGGGGAAATTAA
- the LOC101763578 gene encoding peroxisomal membrane protein 13 isoform X1 yields MSGSPPKPWERSGGEGTAGPAPFKPPSGGSTSDVVEASGTAKPGENVSAAERNASGNVNSTVSRPVPQRPWQQTGYGNTYGGAGYGSNMYSSYGGYGNSYGTGGLYGNSMYSSYGGGYGGGMYGGGGMYGGGMYGGGGMGGYGSYGMGGMGGMGGMGMGPYGNQDPNAMGPPASPPGFWVSFLRVMHGVVNFFGRISFLVEQNTQASYFFMTAMLQLFDRSGMLYGELARFVLRLLGVKRKPKKGSLQGPEAPAFEGPSQPFMEAPKGGNNWDNVWGN; encoded by the exons ATGTCAG GCTCGCCGCCAAAGCCATGGGAGCGTTCTGGAGGTGAGGGCACGGCTGGTCCGGCACCTTTCAAGCCTCCATCTGGTGGCAGCACCAGCGATGTCGTCGAAGCCTCTGGCACTGCTAAACCTGGAGAAAACGTCTCCGCGGCAGAACGGAATGCCTCTGGCAATGTAAATAGCACTGTCTCGAGGCCTGTGCCGCAACGGCCTTGGCAGCAGACAGGCTACGGAAACACCTATGGAG GTGCAGGATATGGATCCAACATGTATAGTTCGTACGGTGGATACGGCAACAGTTATGGTACTGGTGGGCTCTATGGAAACAGCATGTACTCGAGTTACGGAGGTGGTTATGGTGGAGGCATGTACGGTGGTGGCGGGATGTATGGTGGAGGCATGTACGGTGGTGGCGGGATGGGAGGATATGGTAGTTACGGCATGGGTGGAATGGGTGGCATGGGTGGTATGGGAATGGGTCCTTATGGTAATCAGGATCCAAATGCAATGGGCCCTCCGGCATCACCGCCAGGTTTCTGGGTGTCCTTCCTTCGAGTG ATGCATGGTGTCGTTAATTTCTTTGGGCGAATCTCGTTTCTTGTTGAACAGAATACTCAAGCATCCTATTTTTTCATGACAGCCATGTTGCAG CTCTTTGATCGATCTGGTATGCTCTATGGCGAGCTTGCACGTTTTGTGCTGCGTCTGCTAGGAGTCAAAAGAAAGCCAAAGAAGGGCAGCCTTCAGGGACCAGAGGCCCCGGCGTTTGAGGGACCCAGCCAGCCGTTCATGGAGGCACCGAAAGGTGGAAACAACTGGGACAACGTCTGGGGAAATTAA
- the LOC101763578 gene encoding peroxisomal membrane protein 13 isoform X2, producing MHSTGSPPKPWERSGGEGTAGPAPFKPPSGGSTSDVVEASGTAKPGENVSAAERNASGNVNSTVSRPVPQRPWQQTGYGNTYGGYGSNMYSSYGGYGNSYGTGGLYGNSMYSSYGGGYGGGMYGGGGMYGGGMYGGGGMGGYGSYGMGGMGGMGGMGMGPYGNQDPNAMGPPASPPGFWVSFLRVMHGVVNFFGRISFLVEQNTQASYFFMTAMLQLFDRSGMLYGELARFVLRLLGVKRKPKKGSLQGPEAPAFEGPSQPFMEAPKGGNNWDNVWGN from the exons ATGCACTCTACAGGCTCGCCGCCAAAGCCATGGGAGCGTTCTGGAGGTGAGGGCACGGCTGGTCCGGCACCTTTCAAGCCTCCATCTGGTGGCAGCACCAGCGATGTCGTCGAAGCCTCTGGCACTGCTAAACCTGGAGAAAACGTCTCCGCGGCAGAACGGAATGCCTCTGGCAATGTAAATAGCACTGTCTCGAGGCCTGTGCCGCAACGGCCTTGGCAGCAGACAGGCTACGGAAACACCTATGGAG GATATGGATCCAACATGTATAGTTCGTACGGTGGATACGGCAACAGTTATGGTACTGGTGGGCTCTATGGAAACAGCATGTACTCGAGTTACGGAGGTGGTTATGGTGGAGGCATGTACGGTGGTGGCGGGATGTATGGTGGAGGCATGTACGGTGGTGGCGGGATGGGAGGATATGGTAGTTACGGCATGGGTGGAATGGGTGGCATGGGTGGTATGGGAATGGGTCCTTATGGTAATCAGGATCCAAATGCAATGGGCCCTCCGGCATCACCGCCAGGTTTCTGGGTGTCCTTCCTTCGAGTG ATGCATGGTGTCGTTAATTTCTTTGGGCGAATCTCGTTTCTTGTTGAACAGAATACTCAAGCATCCTATTTTTTCATGACAGCCATGTTGCAG CTCTTTGATCGATCTGGTATGCTCTATGGCGAGCTTGCACGTTTTGTGCTGCGTCTGCTAGGAGTCAAAAGAAAGCCAAAGAAGGGCAGCCTTCAGGGACCAGAGGCCCCGGCGTTTGAGGGACCCAGCCAGCCGTTCATGGAGGCACCGAAAGGTGGAAACAACTGGGACAACGTCTGGGGAAATTAA